CTCGCGGGAGATGACGCGGCCGGGTGCCGCCGTCGGCCGTCAGTACCCGCTGAACGCGTCCGTCCGCACGCGCCGCACCCCGGCCCGGCGCAGCAGCGCGCGGGTGTCGTCGACCATCGCCGGCGGGCCGGAGACGTAGGCGTCGCGCTGGTCGAGGTCGGGTACCGCCTCGGTGAGCACGTCGGCCGAGAGCCGGCGCTCTCCGAGGTGCCGCCAGCCGTCGGGCAGCCCGTCGAGCTCCGGCGTCGGGGACAGCACGAGGACGCGCGCACCGGCGGCGCGGGCGGCGTCCGCGTACGCGAGGTCGGCGTGGTCGGACACGGAGTAGAGCAGCACGACGTCGCGGCGCTCGCCCGCGGCGGCGGCAGCGGCGAGCTGCGCGGCGAACGGGGTGATGCCGATGCCCCCGGCGACGAGCAGCAGCGGCCGCGTCGGGTCGGCCGGCAGGACGAAGTCGCCCCCCAGGCCGGTCGCGCGGACCCGGGAACCGACGGGGAGGGCGACGAGCGCGCGCTTGAACGTGCTGGCGCGCTCGGGGACGGTGAGGGCCACGGTCAGCTCGCCGGCGGCCGGCGCGGACGACACGCTGAACACCCGGCGGCTGCCGCGGGCGTCCGGGCGGGGGTGCGGGACGGTCAGCTCCACGTACTGGCCCGGCACGTACCGCACCGGCCGGTCCGCGCGGAACGCGAGCTCGACGGTGCGCGGGGTCAGCCGTGTCTGCCGGGTCAGCGTGAGCCGCACGGCGCCGCGCTGCCCCCACGCGAACGCCAGCAGGTTGCCGACCACGAGGGCGGCCTCGGGCGTCGAGTACAGCGGCCCGACGTGGTACGACACCGCCAGCAGCGCCCCGACGACGCCGGCCTCCACGAGCTGCTGCCAGCGCCGCGGCGGCAGCGTGAGCGGCTCGGTCAGCATCACGCCGCCGAGGAACAGGATCGGGTAGGACACGAACGCGGTGCTCAGCGCGTCGGTGACCGCGGCGCCCTCCACGACCTGGCGCAGGGTGACGGCGAGGACGGCGACGACCACGAAGGTCCCGACGAGGGCGTAGCGACGCGTCCGCACGACGACGACGAGCGTCAGCAGCAGGACGGGCACCAGCAGCCACCGGTCCGCGACCCACCACGTCGTCGCGTCCCAGCCGGTGAGCCCGGCGAGCAGCGCGCCCGCGGCGGCGGGGTTCAGCACGTGCCGGCCGCGCCAGGCGAGCAGGTACTTGGAGGCGTTCGCCAGCAGGGCTGCGAGCGCGAGCGTCCCGAGCGAGCGGGCCTCGAGCGCCGGCCAGAACAGGAACAGCAGGATCAGCCCGGTGATGACCGCCGACTCGGTGTGCGGGCGGGTCCGGAACGCCGCCGCCAGCCCCCAGGCGCTCGCCACGGACACCGCGACGGCGACGACGGCGCTGACGAGGATCGGCAGCGGCTCGACGAACAGCCGGCCGGTGAGGGAGAGCACGAGCGCGCAGACGGCCAGCGCCGTCAGGCCGAGCGTCAGGAGCCGGTACATCGTCACGCGGCCGAGCCGCTCCTCCACGACGCCGATCACGCGAACACCTCCCCGTCCAGGTCGAGCGACCACCGCACGCTCCCGTCGCCGCGCAGCACGACGTAGCGCACGCCGAAGCGCGAGGCGACCAGGTCGGGCTCGGCGAAGAACAGCGCGGTGGCGGCCAGGTCGGCGGCCAGCGCGGTCGGTCCGAGCGCCCACGTGGCGCGGACGTCCGAGGTCGGGGCGCCGGTCCGGGCGTCGACGACGTGGTGCACGCCCTCGCCCCACGCCCGGCGGTTGGTGGCGGAACCGCACAGCGCGCCGTCGGCGAGCCGCACCACC
This is a stretch of genomic DNA from Cellulomonas sp. ES6. It encodes these proteins:
- a CDS encoding FAD-dependent oxidoreductase, producing MIGVVEERLGRVTMYRLLTLGLTALAVCALVLSLTGRLFVEPLPILVSAVVAVAVSVASAWGLAAAFRTRPHTESAVITGLILLFLFWPALEARSLGTLALAALLANASKYLLAWRGRHVLNPAAAGALLAGLTGWDATTWWVADRWLLVPVLLLTLVVVVRTRRYALVGTFVVVAVLAVTLRQVVEGAAVTDALSTAFVSYPILFLGGVMLTEPLTLPPRRWQQLVEAGVVGALLAVSYHVGPLYSTPEAALVVGNLLAFAWGQRGAVRLTLTRQTRLTPRTVELAFRADRPVRYVPGQYVELTVPHPRPDARGSRRVFSVSSAPAAGELTVALTVPERASTFKRALVALPVGSRVRATGLGGDFVLPADPTRPLLLVAGGIGITPFAAQLAAAAAAGERRDVVLLYSVSDHADLAYADAARAAGARVLVLSPTPELDGLPDGWRHLGERRLSADVLTEAVPDLDQRDAYVSGPPAMVDDTRALLRRAGVRRVRTDAFSGY